A region from the Pelecanus crispus isolate bPelCri1 chromosome 11, bPelCri1.pri, whole genome shotgun sequence genome encodes:
- the CEP20 gene encoding centrosomal protein 20 isoform X1, whose amino-acid sequence MATVAELKAVLKDTLEKRGALGQIKARIRAEVFNALDDRSEPRPPLSHENLLINELIREYLEYNKYKYAASVLTAESGQPEVPLDRQFLAKELNIVEDANGKSIRPLLYGIISHFLHGGKEESTQNTLPKVSLLNYPKQNLGKPPTERNQKDRIPEPGRMAGMSIEEPLVLQSINR is encoded by the exons ATGGCGACGGTGGCGGAGCTGAAAGCAG TTTTAAAGGACACACTGGAAAAAAGAGGCGCTCTTGGACAAATAAAGGCAAGGATCAGAGCTGAAGTTTTTAATGCACTGGATGACCGAAGTGAACCACGGCCACCACTGTCTCATGAAAATCTCTTAATCAACGAACTAATTCGTGAATACCTGGAATATAACAAATACAAATACGCAGCATCTGTCTTAACTGCAG AATCTGGCCAGCCTGAAGTGCCCTTGGATAGGCAGTTTCTTGCCAAAGAGCTGAACATAGTTGAAGACGCAAATGGAAAATCCAT CAGACCTCTCTTGTATGGAATTATCTCTCATTTCTTACATGGTGGTAAAGAAGAAAGTACCCAGAATACCCTTCCAAAAGTGTCTTTGCTGAATTATCCGAAGCAGAACCTTGGCAAACCACCTACTGAGAGAAATCAAAAAG ATAGAATTCCAGAACCAGGAAGAATGGCTGGCATGAGCATTGAAGAGCCTCTTGTTTTACAAAGTATAAACAGATGA
- the CEP20 gene encoding centrosomal protein 20 isoform X2, whose translation MATVAELKAVLKDTLEKRGALGQIKARIRAEVFNALDDRSEPRPPLSHENLLINELIREYLEYNKYKYAASVLTAESGQPEVPLDRQFLAKELNIVEDANGKSIPLLYGIISHFLHGGKEESTQNTLPKVSLLNYPKQNLGKPPTERNQKDRIPEPGRMAGMSIEEPLVLQSINR comes from the exons ATGGCGACGGTGGCGGAGCTGAAAGCAG TTTTAAAGGACACACTGGAAAAAAGAGGCGCTCTTGGACAAATAAAGGCAAGGATCAGAGCTGAAGTTTTTAATGCACTGGATGACCGAAGTGAACCACGGCCACCACTGTCTCATGAAAATCTCTTAATCAACGAACTAATTCGTGAATACCTGGAATATAACAAATACAAATACGCAGCATCTGTCTTAACTGCAG AATCTGGCCAGCCTGAAGTGCCCTTGGATAGGCAGTTTCTTGCCAAAGAGCTGAACATAGTTGAAGACGCAAATGGAAAATCCAT ACCTCTCTTGTATGGAATTATCTCTCATTTCTTACATGGTGGTAAAGAAGAAAGTACCCAGAATACCCTTCCAAAAGTGTCTTTGCTGAATTATCCGAAGCAGAACCTTGGCAAACCACCTACTGAGAGAAATCAAAAAG ATAGAATTCCAGAACCAGGAAGAATGGCTGGCATGAGCATTGAAGAGCCTCTTGTTTTACAAAGTATAAACAGATGA
- the CEP20 gene encoding centrosomal protein 20 isoform X3 — protein sequence MATVAELKAVLKDTLEKRGALGQIKARIRAEVFNALDDRSEPRPPLSHENLLINELIREYLEYNKYKYAASVLTAESGQPEVPLDRQFLAKELNIVEDANGKSM from the exons ATGGCGACGGTGGCGGAGCTGAAAGCAG TTTTAAAGGACACACTGGAAAAAAGAGGCGCTCTTGGACAAATAAAGGCAAGGATCAGAGCTGAAGTTTTTAATGCACTGGATGACCGAAGTGAACCACGGCCACCACTGTCTCATGAAAATCTCTTAATCAACGAACTAATTCGTGAATACCTGGAATATAACAAATACAAATACGCAGCATCTGTCTTAACTGCAG AATCTGGCCAGCCTGAAGTGCCCTTGGATAGGCAGTTTCTTGCCAAAGAGCTGAACATAGTTGAAGACGCAAATGGAAAATCCATGTAA
- the CEP20 gene encoding centrosomal protein 20 isoform X4 → MATVAELKAVLKDTLEKRGALGQIKARIRAEVFNALDDRSEPRPPLSHENLLINELIREYLEYNKYKYAASVLTAVLRILGKPLFQNLASLKCPWIGSFLPKS, encoded by the exons ATGGCGACGGTGGCGGAGCTGAAAGCAG TTTTAAAGGACACACTGGAAAAAAGAGGCGCTCTTGGACAAATAAAGGCAAGGATCAGAGCTGAAGTTTTTAATGCACTGGATGACCGAAGTGAACCACGGCCACCACTGTCTCATGAAAATCTCTTAATCAACGAACTAATTCGTGAATACCTGGAATATAACAAATACAAATACGCAGCATCTGTCTTAACTGCAG TCTTAAGAATTTTGGGGAAACCTCTTTTCCAGAATCTGGCCAGCCTGAAGTGCCCTTGGATAGGCAGTTTCTTGCCAAAGAGCTGA